The genomic region TTACGTTGCATCCGCTCTCGGctccaccaccaccacacaCCATGGTGTCGGAAACGATGCTGCCCCACCAGCTTCTGCTGGTGCAGGTCTTGTGGTCGACCATCGGAAGGTAGGCCTGCTTCAGCTGAGAGGAAAGGCTGCCACCAGCTGGAATAGGCAGGATTGGAAAGGTAAGACAAATAGAGCTTACAGAAAAAACTTCCAAACTGACAGGACCATGCATTGAACTCACTGGAAGTCCGTCCCCATCCGGTGATGTAGCAGAGGTTGTTGTGGGGCAGAATCTGGCCCTTGGGAGGCAGAGAGCCCAGCTGGGCGTAGGCGTTAAGGGTCACCTCAGAGGTCAGATGCATCAGGGCAATGTCAAACCTGAGGTGGAGATATGAAACTGATTGAACCCAAAAATAACTTTGTGAAAATACTACACTCCTATGGAGGACATTTTGTCCGTTGGTAAGAGGACCATCTTTCTGACGCCATGTCCGGACATCATGTAAGATGTTTAGGTAATAAGAGAAATTGAATAACCTGAACTTTTTGAAATGTTAAGGTTAAAGATCTTTTAAAATGTGGGAATGTAAGAAAGAATCCTCACCCATTAGCCACGTCGGAGGAGTCCCACAGCTTATGGATGTGAACAGTCTTGACAGTCATGACCTGCTCCCTGCCACTGTGGCTGTAGAGGTCATGTTCCCCGATGACCACGCGCCACGTGCTACTCCTGCAATATTTCAAAAAACGAAGTAAAGAGAAACTCAGTATTTTTATCAATCAATTATTGATTGTGTTTTAAATTACTTGATTGCAAGTCAGCATATCCTGAATATTTTCTAATACATCaaactgaagggaaaaaaagTCATAAAAAGTGAAGGTCACAATATGCCATTTAGTAACTCCtggtttttattatgtttttatcCCTTTGTTATAGCCTTTATTTTCTTTctaataaaacaaatgaatgcGGTCTGAATATGACAATTATAAATGAGGCTTTCAGTAGTTCTCTCATGCGGGTGACATTTGGAAACAATGAAATAAATCATTCCTCGGTATGTG from Pseudochaenichthys georgianus chromosome 5, fPseGeo1.2, whole genome shotgun sequence harbors:
- the LOC117447037 gene encoding elastase-1-like, which encodes MLRFLVLTSLAALVLADRMPEPRYIEDSLERVVGGDVAKPNSWPWQISLQYRSGSSYRHTCGGTLIAKDWVMTAAHCVDRSSTWRVVIGEHDLYSHSGREQVMTVKTVHIHKLWDSSDVANGFDIALMHLTSEVTLNAYAQLGSLPPKGQILPHNNLCYITGWGRTSTGGSLSSQLKQAYLPMVDHKTCTSRSWWGSIVSDTMVCGGGGAESGCNGDSGGPLNCLVDGKYSVHGIASFVSVYGCNTPEKPTVFTRVSAYIDWMNMIMN